From a region of the Chitinophagales bacterium genome:
- a CDS encoding SusC/RagA family TonB-linked outer membrane protein, whose translation MGKILPLIALLLLFGAGYAFSQVSDITGTVTSAENGQPLSFVTIVVKGTTNAVNSDADGKYTLRRVMAGDTILFSFVGYATREIIAGTQNVVNVTLQPNSELDEVVVTALALNRQKRELGYSTEKVSGDEIRQSNSPNVLNALTGKAAGVQIANPDGVDGGTTRITIRGNNSIGGNNQPLIVVDGIPISNDPGMVDVGRGRDWGSAINNINMEDVEDIQILKGGAASALYGSRGANGVVLITTKKGRQQKGLGISYNLSYKISDPYRYRDVQNTYGGGAPSTLYTAPDFTYSSDGTPMLPSLSTDAEFGYPGSAVSWGPAYNGQMILWWDSVMRPWSPQPENLQIPFRTGHTATHNLSVEGAGEAGSLRVSLTRTDNSPIVYNSNYNQTTLSTNSNLKVSDRISLGLSAAYTDYHRLNSPMLGEDPSSFSKGLLYSWPRSYLGEDLSHYTLPDGTRDPLEGYPYLYIDQYLWWNYYNNNTTLDRIKLTGGLTLNYAITDWLSFTGRTGIDYTGDEFEQKNKPADLIGLLGGYYAVTQQRDRSYNNEFLLTATRNKIFNSGINASVNFGGSSWDRNMRNQSAHSGTWYFPNWYSLSNYTPTVYGQDADGNTIVISKGDDPASLIPQATFYRKRINSLYAFLNLSYKNFLFAELTGRNDWSSTLPENANSYFYPGISVSFIASDAFNFRNDWLSFFKIRMGAAQTATDTDPYLTEFYYTTGLWGGDQYSLYPGTIPPVALKPQRVNSYEAGTSLGFNNDRITLDFTYYYKYCFDQIISLPLPASSGAPLVSINEGVLSNRGWEVTLSATVLQQNHVAVKTGLNISRNRNKVVSLGDFADTYILADIWGENGPQMALHAGDDFGTILGWDYVYKNGQPVVSDDGKKYEITDTRVPIGNAAPDFLAGWTTEFRYKNFTLRTLIDTKWGGDIYCGSYVIGLQTGQSPATLTERDGDALPFTDTEGNESNSGVILPGVHEDGTPNETVVHYYYKYMPNAGGWGHFLSTPGIVEDTWVKFREVSLSYSLPASAVKKLKIFRELSVSVTGRDLFYIYNTLPDHINPEGIMGAGDAQGFEWASLPGVRSFSFSLNAGF comes from the coding sequence ATGGGAAAAATTCTACCACTAATTGCCCTCTTGCTGCTGTTTGGTGCCGGTTACGCCTTTTCACAGGTATCAGACATTACCGGCACTGTTACTTCTGCAGAAAACGGACAACCACTTTCTTTCGTCACCATAGTAGTAAAGGGCACCACCAATGCAGTGAACTCCGACGCTGATGGTAAATACACGCTCCGCCGGGTTATGGCAGGCGATACCATCCTTTTCAGTTTTGTCGGATATGCGACACGGGAAATAATTGCGGGAACACAAAATGTTGTAAATGTCACCCTGCAACCCAATTCAGAACTTGATGAAGTGGTGGTAACAGCGCTTGCACTGAACCGGCAAAAACGCGAGCTCGGCTACTCCACTGAAAAAGTCAGCGGCGACGAAATCAGGCAATCCAATTCGCCAAACGTCCTCAACGCGCTCACCGGCAAAGCCGCAGGCGTTCAGATAGCTAACCCCGACGGTGTGGACGGCGGAACCACACGCATCACCATCCGCGGCAACAACAGTATCGGTGGCAATAATCAGCCATTGATCGTGGTAGATGGTATTCCCATCAGCAACGATCCCGGAATGGTGGATGTAGGAAGGGGCCGTGACTGGGGTTCCGCCATCAACAACATCAATATGGAAGATGTGGAAGACATACAAATACTGAAAGGCGGTGCGGCTTCAGCATTGTATGGCTCAAGGGGAGCCAATGGCGTGGTGCTGATCACCACTAAAAAAGGCAGGCAGCAAAAAGGACTTGGTATTTCTTATAACCTTTCCTATAAAATTTCGGATCCATACCGCTACCGCGACGTGCAAAATACTTATGGTGGAGGCGCGCCTTCCACGCTGTACACTGCACCTGATTTCACCTATAGTTCCGATGGCACTCCAATGTTACCATCTTTATCAACCGATGCGGAATTCGGTTATCCCGGATCAGCTGTTTCCTGGGGACCCGCTTATAACGGCCAGATGATACTATGGTGGGACAGTGTGATGCGCCCATGGTCACCACAGCCGGAAAACCTGCAGATTCCCTTCCGAACCGGCCATACGGCAACACACAATCTGTCAGTAGAAGGTGCAGGCGAAGCTGGCTCACTCCGGGTTTCACTTACCCGCACCGATAATAGCCCAATAGTTTACAACAGCAATTACAACCAAACCACCCTGAGCACCAATTCCAACCTGAAGGTTTCTGACCGTATCAGCCTGGGTTTATCGGCAGCTTATACTGATTATCACCGGCTGAACAGCCCTATGCTGGGTGAAGATCCCAGTTCATTCAGCAAAGGACTATTGTATTCATGGCCTCGAAGTTACCTGGGTGAAGACCTCAGCCATTACACACTGCCCGACGGAACACGCGATCCGCTCGAAGGGTATCCGTATTTGTATATCGATCAGTACCTCTGGTGGAATTATTATAATAACAATACAACGCTTGACCGGATTAAGCTGACCGGCGGCCTCACCCTTAACTATGCCATTACTGATTGGCTCTCTTTTACCGGCCGCACTGGTATTGATTATACGGGTGATGAGTTTGAACAGAAAAATAAACCTGCCGATCTGATTGGTCTCTTAGGCGGATATTATGCCGTAACACAGCAACGCGACCGGAGTTATAACAATGAGTTTCTGCTGACGGCAACAAGGAATAAGATCTTCAACTCCGGTATTAATGCCTCCGTCAATTTCGGCGGCTCCAGCTGGGACCGGAATATGCGTAACCAAAGTGCGCATTCAGGAACATGGTATTTCCCCAACTGGTATAGCCTCTCCAATTATACGCCAACTGTATACGGACAGGATGCTGACGGCAACACCATCGTCATCAGCAAAGGAGATGATCCGGCATCGCTCATTCCTCAGGCAACCTTTTACAGGAAACGAATCAACTCACTCTATGCATTTCTGAATCTATCCTACAAAAATTTCCTTTTTGCAGAACTCACGGGCCGCAATGATTGGTCGTCCACGCTGCCGGAAAATGCCAACTCATATTTTTATCCGGGCATCTCCGTCAGTTTTATAGCATCCGATGCATTCAACTTTAGGAATGACTGGCTCAGCTTCTTTAAGATAAGGATGGGTGCCGCACAAACTGCTACCGATACCGATCCCTACCTCACTGAATTTTATTACACCACCGGTTTGTGGGGCGGAGATCAGTACTCCTTGTATCCGGGAACCATTCCTCCTGTAGCGCTAAAACCACAAAGGGTGAATTCTTATGAAGCCGGCACCAGCCTCGGCTTCAACAACGATCGTATCACGCTGGACTTTACCTATTACTACAAATACTGCTTCGATCAGATCATCTCCCTTCCGTTGCCCGCTTCCTCCGGTGCACCGCTGGTATCTATTAACGAAGGCGTACTCAGTAACCGGGGATGGGAAGTCACGCTTAGCGCTACGGTGTTGCAGCAAAATCATGTAGCCGTGAAAACAGGATTGAATATTTCCAGAAACAGGAATAAAGTAGTCAGCCTCGGTGATTTTGCCGACACATACATTCTTGCCGACATCTGGGGTGAAAACGGTCCACAGATGGCATTGCATGCAGGAGATGATTTTGGAACCATCCTCGGATGGGACTACGTGTATAAAAATGGTCAGCCTGTAGTGAGTGATGATGGAAAAAAATATGAGATCACCGATACGCGTGTTCCTATCGGGAATGCTGCACCGGACTTTCTTGCGGGTTGGACCACCGAATTCCGGTATAAGAATTTCACTTTGCGCACACTGATAGATACCAAGTGGGGCGGAGATATCTACTGCGGTTCCTATGTCATCGGTTTGCAGACGGGGCAAAGTCCTGCAACACTCACTGAGCGCGACGGAGATGCACTTCCGTTTACAGATACCGAAGGCAATGAAAGCAATTCGGGTGTAATCCTTCCGGGTGTGCATGAAGACGGCACACCCAATGAAACGGTGGTTCATTATTACTACAAATACATGCCGAATGCCGGCGGATGGGGACATTTCCTGTCAACGCCGGGCATTGTGGAAGATACGTGGGTCAAGTTTCGCGAAGTGAGCTTATCGTACAGCCTTCCTGCCAGCGCTGTCAAAAAGCTGAAAATCTTCCGTGAGTTGTCTGTTTCGGTGACAGGGCGCGACCTGTTTTATATTTACAATACACTACCCGACCATATCAATCCCGAAGGCATCATGGGTGCAGGTGATGCACAGGGATTTGAATGGGCTTCATTGCCCGGTGTGCGGTCGTTTTCATTTTCACTCAACGCTGGGTTTTAA
- a CDS encoding cyanophycinase: MMKSIKKTSLQGTFTTHSKSFLLLFLLAFMFSCNKAEQPLPAAGNSITEEKDGDQTSLIGDNGDVQTVTESGFVLMGGGTDVDEAFKWMIDRCGGGDFVVIRATGTNAYDSYIYGLGNVNSVETIIINSVNKANKANIEKKIKNAEALFIAGGDQWDYVKYWKNTKVEDAINYLINTKHVPVGGTSAGCAILGNVYFSAQYGTVTSSQALNNPYNQKVALGKDDFISIPILSQTITDTHFDNPDRRGRTTTFLARMMQDWNMNAKAIACEEKTAVCIDANNIATVFGYNNGTAFFMQPSDLGPEICIPNTKLTWNRNNQAVKVYKIENEVNGNGSFDLSDWSTASGGTWTYFWVDNGVFHEN; encoded by the coding sequence ATGATGAAGTCAATTAAGAAAACCAGTTTACAAGGCACTTTCACAACACACAGCAAATCTTTCCTGCTCCTGTTCCTGCTTGCTTTCATGTTCAGTTGTAATAAAGCTGAGCAGCCGCTGCCGGCAGCTGGCAATTCAATCACAGAGGAAAAAGATGGTGACCAGACTTCACTGATCGGAGATAATGGCGATGTGCAGACAGTCACCGAATCAGGCTTTGTGCTGATGGGCGGAGGAACCGATGTGGATGAGGCATTTAAATGGATGATCGACCGCTGTGGCGGAGGCGACTTTGTGGTGATACGTGCCACAGGCACGAATGCATACGACAGCTACATTTACGGGCTTGGCAATGTGAACTCCGTTGAGACCATCATCATCAATTCCGTAAACAAAGCCAACAAGGCCAATATTGAAAAGAAAATCAAAAATGCGGAGGCACTTTTTATTGCCGGCGGTGATCAGTGGGATTATGTGAAGTATTGGAAAAATACAAAGGTGGAAGATGCTATCAACTACCTGATCAATACGAAGCATGTGCCGGTTGGAGGAACGAGCGCAGGTTGTGCCATACTGGGCAATGTTTATTTCTCCGCGCAATACGGCACGGTTACTTCTTCACAGGCACTGAACAATCCCTATAATCAGAAAGTCGCACTGGGAAAAGATGACTTCATCAGTATTCCCATCCTATCACAAACTATCACTGATACTCATTTTGATAACCCTGATCGCCGCGGTAGAACAACAACATTTCTTGCGCGCATGATGCAGGACTGGAACATGAATGCCAAAGCCATTGCCTGCGAAGAGAAAACCGCTGTTTGTATTGATGCCAATAATATAGCCACCGTGTTTGGTTATAACAATGGAACTGCCTTCTTCATGCAGCCCTCAGACCTTGGACCTGAAATATGTATTCCCAATACCAAATTAACCTGGAACAGGAACAACCAGGCCGTTAAAGTTTATAAAATTGAAAATGAGGTGAATGGCAACGGATCATTCGATCTGAGCGACTGGTCAACCGCTTCCGGTGGTACCTGGACCTATTTCTGGGTGGATAATGGTGTGTTTCACGAAAACTGA
- a CDS encoding SusD/RagB family nutrient-binding outer membrane lipoprotein, with product MQTPVHIRKNRLQYAFVMLHKHFIYLMLIAVVFSSSCRKDFDEINKNPNGFNTASDGALFNAVISSLQSGWNEQLYVNISVLYKETQLVALPQVRWNNYTLGTEEIWDNYYTMLPNLRELEKRFQSLDTAAAEVKNMMAMEKIILAYKTFKVTDLFGDIPFSDAGFGFQDVTRLHPKFDTQESIYKNLLKELEWAANHIDPAATAKEPILTFKNFDNLFFGDLGKWQKFANSLRLRYAMRMVNKEPVLAGTIIKDIFDNQRPVFGLNEFGQLNNDAGECAALYPYRLGYRNESKGWSFNQSKDVRMGTTMWHQLSSHDSTDGSGIFDPRAYYFFETNNNNGWMAFPNDPPAATPDGGIPYEYHRDINYTIKGSDCLYSPVNYYLCRDMDYQPDILITGAEVIFIRAEAFLLGIGVAKDQGMAGSAFLDGIQFSLNFWQTVMNNSHLPPGTLFSANITVPANLDFISVQNNVDFFTGSEEVQLREIYAQSWIDFFRQPQEAFALARRTGLTPYEGSASDVYRFPIPPSEVAYNQDNWMNAIGASGDDQDAKVWWMK from the coding sequence ATGCAGACACCTGTTCACATTCGTAAAAACCGCTTGCAATATGCATTTGTCATGTTGCATAAGCATTTTATTTACCTTATGCTGATAGCGGTGGTCTTCAGCTCTTCCTGCAGAAAAGATTTTGATGAGATCAATAAAAATCCCAATGGCTTTAACACGGCAAGCGATGGCGCACTGTTCAACGCAGTCATCAGCTCACTTCAGTCGGGATGGAATGAGCAGCTGTATGTAAACATTTCCGTATTGTATAAAGAGACGCAGCTGGTGGCGCTGCCTCAGGTGCGGTGGAATAATTACACGCTTGGAACGGAAGAAATATGGGACAACTATTACACCATGCTGCCGAATCTGCGTGAGCTTGAAAAACGGTTTCAATCGCTCGATACTGCTGCGGCTGAAGTGAAAAATATGATGGCGATGGAAAAGATCATCCTCGCTTATAAAACCTTCAAGGTCACCGACCTCTTCGGCGACATTCCTTTTTCTGATGCCGGTTTTGGTTTCCAGGATGTAACAAGGCTGCATCCGAAGTTTGATACGCAGGAATCCATTTATAAAAACTTGCTGAAAGAATTGGAATGGGCAGCAAATCATATTGATCCCGCTGCCACTGCAAAAGAACCGATACTAACTTTTAAAAACTTCGACAACTTGTTTTTCGGCGACCTTGGCAAATGGCAAAAGTTTGCCAACTCGCTGCGGCTGCGTTATGCGATGCGCATGGTAAATAAAGAACCGGTATTGGCGGGAACTATCATCAAAGATATTTTTGATAATCAGCGGCCTGTATTCGGACTGAATGAATTCGGACAACTGAACAATGATGCCGGTGAATGTGCAGCATTATATCCTTACCGGCTGGGCTATCGCAATGAAAGCAAGGGATGGTCCTTCAACCAATCGAAAGATGTGCGGATGGGAACAACGATGTGGCATCAGTTATCCAGCCACGACAGCACCGATGGCAGTGGCATCTTCGATCCACGGGCCTATTATTTTTTTGAGACTAATAACAACAATGGCTGGATGGCATTTCCCAACGACCCGCCGGCTGCAACGCCGGATGGCGGCATTCCTTATGAATATCATCGCGACATCAACTACACCATCAAAGGTTCCGACTGCCTTTATTCACCGGTCAATTATTATCTCTGCCGTGATATGGATTATCAGCCTGACATATTGATAACCGGAGCAGAAGTAATCTTCATCCGTGCTGAAGCCTTCCTTCTGGGTATTGGCGTGGCAAAGGATCAGGGCATGGCGGGTTCGGCTTTCCTTGATGGCATACAGTTCTCGCTCAATTTCTGGCAGACGGTGATGAACAATTCGCACCTGCCACCGGGCACGCTGTTTTCCGCTAACATCACAGTGCCTGCTAATCTTGATTTCATATCCGTACAAAATAATGTTGACTTCTTCACCGGCAGCGAAGAAGTGCAGCTGAGGGAAATATATGCGCAAAGCTGGATTGATTTCTTCCGCCAGCCGCAGGAAGCATTTGCCTTGGCAAGAAGAACGGGACTGACACCGTATGAAGGATCGGCCAGTGATGTTTACCGCTTCCCGATTCCACCTTCCGAAGTAGCCTACAACCAGGATAACTGGATGAACGCCATTGGCGCGTCAGGCGATGACCAGGATGCAAAGGTCTGGTGGATGAAATAA
- a CDS encoding DUF4331 family protein, translating into MKSIIKIAAKAVLVTGVIGALLYFSSRHTDLEASSHREAPMIANDPLADNTDLYAFRSPDDPNYITIIAGYVPLELPQGGPNYNSFGTDVSYEIHIKNDASTTGDDIRYQFRFRKVNEDPSTFFNIRLGAQNLKTTYSCYKTENGISKNIVANGTVPPPNIGPRSIEDPTLGLGSTYEQLYTSAVTTATGSGGEIIYCGPADDPFFVDLGGVFDLGQTRAGGTGVNAPVDAVACHNVHVIAMKIPISTLQKDGKNVSQAANILDGDFVIGVWASASRKKITTLKSNGSTVSISGQAPFVQVSRLGMPLTNEAVIPIGDKDKWNAASPYDDADFESYFCNPELGLYMDDDLFGGAVPGLAPLRIQKASQTVLGNVDFTNGADGLFVLYGNAATTGTALDPNIFGGYLLRKGQPRSVDLLPIFYTGVPNLAPYQLAVGKPDGNPLAPGKPFVNNFLPTFGDMLRLNMAVPPTPRDDPQFSSEGLIQAAVLGLTDPAYNTSTALQFIPNMDGFPNGRRLEDDVTRIELQAVSGVALAAIGLWYDDHTIGTGQSPVTTDLLDVLTYTTGVEKNDTAFRTAFPYVQVPWSGYGKCSGPAGVYLTGMRTGGLDIGAPEMVAVQNYPNPFTEVTNFKYRLSTDARVTIRIIDLTGKFIATVEDQPKKTGSYEVSWHVPSGLPTGVYIATVAYNGIINATMKINHVK; encoded by the coding sequence ATGAAATCAATCATAAAAATTGCTGCTAAAGCGGTGCTTGTGACCGGTGTCATCGGGGCTTTACTGTATTTCTCCTCCAGGCATACAGATCTTGAAGCATCGAGCCACCGCGAAGCGCCGATGATTGCCAATGATCCATTGGCCGACAATACCGACCTGTATGCATTCAGGAGCCCTGATGATCCGAATTACATCACTATCATTGCCGGTTATGTTCCGCTGGAGCTGCCGCAGGGAGGGCCAAACTACAATTCATTCGGTACTGATGTCTCCTACGAGATTCATATCAAGAATGATGCATCAACTACGGGCGACGACATCAGATACCAGTTTCGTTTCCGCAAGGTAAATGAAGATCCTTCCACGTTCTTCAACATCCGCCTGGGAGCACAGAACCTGAAGACAACATATTCCTGTTATAAAACGGAAAATGGAATTTCAAAAAATATTGTTGCCAATGGAACAGTGCCGCCGCCGAATATCGGGCCGCGTTCTATAGAAGATCCAACACTGGGATTAGGAAGCACGTACGAACAATTATACACTTCAGCGGTGACAACAGCTACGGGTTCGGGTGGTGAAATCATCTATTGCGGGCCGGCTGATGATCCGTTCTTTGTTGATCTTGGCGGTGTGTTTGATCTCGGGCAGACCCGTGCAGGCGGTACCGGCGTGAATGCACCGGTTGATGCGGTTGCCTGCCATAATGTGCATGTTATTGCCATGAAGATTCCGATTTCCACCCTACAAAAGGACGGTAAAAATGTGAGCCAGGCGGCGAATATACTGGACGGTGATTTTGTCATAGGCGTATGGGCTTCAGCCAGCCGTAAGAAGATCACTACACTCAAGTCCAACGGGTCCACGGTATCCATATCAGGACAAGCGCCATTTGTTCAGGTATCGCGTTTAGGCATGCCTTTGACCAATGAAGCCGTGATTCCGATCGGTGACAAGGATAAATGGAATGCTGCTTCACCTTATGACGATGCAGACTTTGAGTCATACTTCTGCAATCCCGAATTGGGCCTGTACATGGATGATGATCTGTTTGGCGGTGCCGTGCCCGGACTGGCTCCTTTGCGCATTCAGAAAGCTTCGCAAACGGTATTAGGCAATGTTGACTTCACCAATGGTGCTGACGGATTATTTGTACTGTATGGCAATGCTGCCACAACGGGAACAGCGTTGGATCCGAATATTTTTGGCGGTTATCTGCTTCGCAAAGGTCAGCCAAGATCAGTTGATTTGTTACCGATCTTCTACACCGGCGTTCCGAACCTGGCACCGTATCAGCTGGCAGTCGGCAAACCTGACGGCAATCCACTGGCGCCCGGCAAGCCATTTGTGAATAATTTCCTGCCAACGTTTGGTGATATGTTGCGGCTGAACATGGCGGTTCCTCCCACACCGCGCGATGATCCTCAGTTCAGTTCAGAAGGTTTGATTCAGGCGGCAGTACTTGGATTAACTGATCCGGCATACAATACATCTACGGCCCTTCAGTTTATTCCCAACATGGACGGATTCCCGAATGGAAGGAGACTGGAGGATGATGTTACACGCATCGAGTTACAGGCAGTAAGCGGTGTAGCACTTGCGGCTATCGGACTCTGGTACGATGATCATACGATTGGCACCGGGCAGAGTCCTGTTACCACTGACTTGCTGGATGTGCTCACCTATACTACAGGTGTTGAGAAGAATGATACGGCATTTCGCACAGCATTCCCATATGTGCAGGTACCATGGAGTGGTTATGGAAAATGCAGTGGGCCTGCCGGTGTTTACCTGACCGGTATGAGGACAGGAGGTTTGGATATCGGAGCGCCTGAAATGGTGGCCGTGCAAAATTATCCGAATCCGTTTACGGAAGTAACCAACTTCAAATACCGTTTATCCACTGATGCCCGCGTAACAATACGCATCATTGACCTCACCGGTAAATTCATTGCTACGGTTGAAGATCAACCAAAGAAAACAGGCAGTTATGAAGTAAGCTGGCATGTTCCTTCCGGCCTGCCTACCGGAGTATACATTGCCACGGTTGCTTACAATGGAATCATTAATGCTACCATGAAAATCAATCATGTGAAGTAA
- a CDS encoding T9SS type A sorting domain-containing protein, producing the protein MKKSYTAFLSLVFISFFLLPFKLQAQSNQYLDFDGVDDYVSVTNGSTAIAGSSGITMTGWFYDNALGYGQGMMGFRATSCGFYMIQLNNGSIECRFINSSNTLYEYVAPNFTTVPQVWQHFAWVYNGSQLTLYVNGNPSGSSAASGSITNTTTPFAIGKSILSGFNFNYNGHIDEVSVWNKALSQSEIQDLMTNELTGTEPNLQMYYKFNQGVPGADNTGISELLTEVNSPTYDGDLLNFALTGATSNFNGTLNPSFQSISFPPIGTKLTTDPPFELNATVTSGLPISYSVISGPATINGNVVTLTSTPGTVVVQADQPGNGTYDPAAPVTNAFAVVDPALNVPVVDALNPVAASSIYMPQLAAMQLAAMVTIPDTPLFSVQSVQFIINGQSFPAASHPGNHFTAWWTPPAYGNYTIKIEATSNFGAVYTQNVDATVVQGVADINNVAAFNGLWLDSGTPSLIATGNLPSYVGAFDTIIATLSVTCPTGGCDPWDRVASVDVMSHEGEWFEIIRYITPYGVPCSHSINLADYMSLLQGKVTFRANCLTLTNGYLYELKFDFKEGAPPHNYSKVTQVWKEIYPFGDYANLQPVPDFNFTYPPLTVASTLKLVSTGHGWGTLNTGNAAEFYNATHDIQVNGSNAFSQHNWTTCNPNPDDCSPQNGTWTYSRAGWCPGSIARYFDFDMTPYIATSNVSLGYKFLSTYVDQCHPDNPNCVTGTTCSNCDDGFNPTLDVNCNLITWFDDPSGITTAGEIKNFDFALYPNPSNGTFIITGANHPDKDFRVSVFDVMGHLVKELNWNGQKTILDLNGFAKGIYVVQVRDENQTLVKKIVLQ; encoded by the coding sequence ATGAAAAAAAGTTACACTGCGTTTCTTTCCCTCGTCTTCATCTCTTTTTTCCTTTTGCCATTCAAGCTGCAGGCACAATCCAATCAATACCTCGATTTCGATGGTGTGGATGATTACGTGAGCGTGACGAATGGTTCAACTGCAATCGCCGGTTCTTCAGGTATCACTATGACAGGCTGGTTTTATGATAATGCCCTCGGCTATGGTCAGGGTATGATGGGCTTCCGTGCCACTTCCTGCGGATTTTATATGATTCAGCTGAATAATGGCTCCATCGAATGCCGGTTTATCAATTCATCGAACACATTATACGAGTATGTTGCGCCCAACTTTACCACCGTTCCGCAGGTATGGCAGCATTTTGCCTGGGTTTACAACGGCTCACAACTGACACTGTATGTGAATGGCAATCCTTCCGGAAGCAGCGCTGCATCAGGAAGCATTACCAACACCACTACACCCTTCGCTATCGGTAAAAGTATTCTGAGCGGTTTCAACTTCAATTATAACGGGCACATTGATGAAGTGTCAGTCTGGAACAAGGCGCTCTCACAGTCGGAGATACAGGATTTGATGACTAATGAACTCACCGGCACTGAACCAAACCTGCAGATGTATTATAAATTCAACCAGGGAGTACCCGGCGCCGACAATACGGGCATCAGCGAGTTGCTCACCGAAGTGAATTCGCCAACGTATGACGGCGACCTGCTGAACTTTGCACTCACCGGCGCCACATCAAATTTCAATGGCACACTCAATCCTTCTTTTCAGTCTATCTCCTTCCCTCCCATTGGCACCAAACTCACAACAGATCCTCCATTCGAACTGAATGCCACCGTTACGTCCGGCTTACCCATCAGTTACTCAGTTATCTCAGGGCCGGCAACGATAAACGGAAATGTAGTGACACTGACAAGCACTCCGGGCACCGTTGTAGTGCAGGCCGATCAACCCGGCAATGGAACGTATGATCCTGCAGCGCCGGTGACCAATGCATTCGCCGTCGTGGATCCTGCATTAAACGTTCCCGTTGTGGATGCACTCAACCCGGTTGCCGCTTCCAGCATCTATATGCCGCAGCTGGCTGCCATGCAACTCGCTGCCATGGTAACGATACCTGATACACCACTCTTTTCGGTGCAGAGCGTGCAGTTTATTATCAACGGACAATCTTTTCCCGCTGCCAGTCATCCGGGCAACCACTTCACCGCCTGGTGGACACCGCCGGCCTATGGAAACTACACCATTAAAATTGAAGCCACCAGTAACTTTGGTGCCGTCTATACGCAAAACGTGGATGCCACGGTAGTACAAGGCGTTGCAGATATCAATAATGTTGCTGCCTTTAACGGGCTGTGGCTTGATTCAGGCACACCTTCACTGATTGCGACCGGAAATCTTCCCTCCTATGTTGGCGCATTCGATACAATTATTGCAACGCTGTCCGTTACCTGTCCGACCGGTGGCTGTGATCCATGGGACCGTGTTGCCAGCGTAGACGTCATGAGTCATGAAGGCGAATGGTTCGAGATAATCCGTTACATCACGCCCTATGGCGTTCCCTGTTCACACAGCATTAATCTGGCTGATTATATGTCATTGCTGCAAGGCAAGGTTACGTTCAGGGCAAATTGCCTTACACTTACCAATGGATATCTGTATGAATTGAAATTTGATTTCAAAGAAGGTGCTCCTCCTCATAACTATAGCAAAGTAACGCAGGTGTGGAAAGAAATCTATCCGTTTGGTGATTATGCAAATCTTCAACCTGTTCCTGATTTCAATTTTACCTATCCTCCGCTTACCGTCGCGTCCACGCTCAAACTCGTAAGCACCGGCCATGGCTGGGGCACATTGAATACCGGCAATGCAGCTGAATTCTATAATGCCACGCATGATATCCAGGTGAATGGCAGCAATGCTTTCTCGCAGCATAACTGGACAACCTGCAATCCTAATCCCGATGATTGCTCGCCGCAAAACGGTACCTGGACTTACAGCCGCGCCGGATGGTGCCCGGGTTCCATCGCACGTTATTTTGATTTTGATATGACGCCTTATATCGCAACATCCAATGTAAGTCTTGGCTATAAATTTCTCTCAACGTATGTGGATCAATGCCATCCGGATAACCCGAATTGCGTGACAGGCACCACCTGCTCCAATTGCGATGATGGATTCAATCCCACACTGGATGTTAACTGTAACCTCATTACCTGGTTTGATGATCCTTCAGGGATAACAACTGCCGGTGAAATCAAAAATTTTGATTTCGCCTTGTATCCTAATCCGTCGAATGGCACATTCATTATCACCGGCGCTAATCATCCTGATAAAGATTTCAGGGTTTCTGTGTTCGATGTGATGGGTCATTTGGTGAAAGAGCTGAACTGGAACGGGCAGAAGACAATACTGGATCTTAATGGTTTTGCCAAAGGAATTTACGTGGTGCAGGTGAGAGATGAAAATCAAACACTGGTGAAGAAAATAGTGTTGCAATAG